From a region of the Lactuca sativa cultivar Salinas chromosome 4, Lsat_Salinas_v11, whole genome shotgun sequence genome:
- the LOC111889818 gene encoding protein TIC 22, chloroplastic produces MESPNPASSATPNPFAFFHQHFQRLSSDISTRLDETRRGIAKNLFPFQPHKPHRWSLPFASLSQQQDDNTLRSGKHVFDLALSTANVSKTLAGTELYTVSNSDNEFVLISDPNGLKSIGLLCFRQEDAEAFLAQVRLRKRELKGRAKVVPIALDQVYMLKVEGIAFRFLPDPVQLKNAMELNTSTTKNGFDGVPVFQSDLLVIKKKNKRYCPIYFRKEDIEKELLMIPRGPRGPAISQHIMVGCLEDVLKKMEMSEKNSGWEDLVFIPPGKSQSLHLQEVVNA; encoded by the exons ATGGAGTCTCCAAACCCCGCTTCCTCTGCAACCCCCAATCCCTTCGCCTTCTTCCACCAGCATTTTCAACGTCTAAGCTCCGACATCTCTACCCGTCTCGACGAAACACGGCGAGGAATCGCCAAAAACCTTTTCCCATTTCAGCCACATAAGCCCCATCGCTGGTCATTGCCCTTTGCTTCGTTGTCACAGCAACAAGACGACAACACTCTTCGCAGCGGAAAACATGTGTTTGACTTGGCCCTAAGCACTGCCAACGTGTCGAAAACGCTTGCTGGAACAGAGCTGTACACAGTCAGCAATTCCGATAACGAATTCGTCCTAATTTCTGATCCTAATGGACTCAAATCAATTGGGTTACTTTGTTTTCGTCAAGAAGACGCCGAAGCATTTCTTGCTCAG GTTCGATTGAGGAAAAGGGAGTTAAAAGGGCGAGCAAAAGTTGTACCAATTGCGCTTGACCAG GTTTATATGTTGAAGGTTGAAGGAATTGCATTTCGATTTTTGCCTGATCCTGTTCAACTTAAGAATGCAATGGAG TTGAATACTTCTACTACCAAGAATGGGTTTGATGGAGTCCCTGTTTTTCAG TCGGATCTCCTAGttataaagaagaaaaacaaacGTTACTGTCCTATATATTTTCGAAAG GAAGATATTGAGAAAGAGTTGTTAATGATTCCACGTGGACCAAGAGGACCTGCCATTTCACAACATATCATG GTGGGATGTTTGGAAGATGTTTTGAAAAAAATGGAG ATGAGTGAGAAaaattcaggttgggaagatctagTTTTCATCCCTCCTGGTAAAAGTCAATCGCTACACCTGCAGGAAGTTGTAAACGCGTGA